Sequence from the Hemibagrus wyckioides isolate EC202008001 linkage group LG28, SWU_Hwy_1.0, whole genome shotgun sequence genome:
aaaactgcagctcttgtggggtgttcccggtctgcagcggtcagtatctatctaaagaattcttttaagtcctgtaagttacgaGGTCGGGCCTCCATGGGATCTGCTGcgaacatcttggtgccaggtatcacagcacaccttcagggatctagtgcctgttttggcagcaaaagtgggacaaacaggtggtcatgatgttatgcctgatcggtgtatatctaAGACCTGGTTATGAACTCTGCCCCTGTGTGCATCCCAGGGCTCTTATTCATTATTCACAATGAGAATCAATTGAACACACTTGGTAATCTTTATTCTTATAGTATACAGTCGTAGAAGAGTAACTATTTAACATTTCACTTTCGAGTCGGTTCTTTTTCTCCCAGGATGTCGCTGTCGTGTCTAGCTTGTTGTTTATCTTAATCTCCGTTGTTAAAAGCCAAGATTATATTGAACTAACACACGTTCTCCTCTGTGATTCTCTTCTTCAGGGGCAGTACATCCTCACACTCTCAGAGGACATCGTAGAAGGTCACGAACGTGCCATGCATAAACGACACCTTCGCATCGACCCCAAATGCCTGCATTTTACACCAAAAGACTGGAGCAAGAGGGGCAAGTGGTAGGAGACGTACTACACCGTGACCTCTGGGACTGAAGCTTGGAGAACTGCAAAGTTTAATAGACTACATTGCAGGAGTCGATTTACAGACTTTTTTTGTCCTAATCAGAGATgatttaaaagagaaaaaaaaaaatatcgttACTGCCCTTTGTTCTAGTGATTGTGCTTATGTGACCATCAGATTTGTCCTCGTGTACCCTTTTTACGATTCTTCCTCAGATTGGTGTTTTTCAAGAAGAGAAAGTGAATTTGCTTTTCTGACGTCTTTGATTCATCCACCTTCTCCTTCTCTGATGGCCCCTATCTTCATCACTGTCTTGCTCCTGTTATTCATCCTCGCTTTGGGTTTTAATGAATTACTTcacagtaacaacaacaacaaacaaacactttgTCTCCCAGTGCTCTCAAATCAGATGAAACTCTTATCAcagactttattattattattattattattattttttatccagCACATCCACCTGTGGATTCTACGCACAAGCAACATCAAGCTAAAGCTACCCTGATGTTTATTCTTTGGTATTTGTACATAATATACACCACATTCTCTTCTTTTTGTAAAGGATGTTTTTAACCTTGGTATTGCATCTCTCTGTGGGGGgaatttaacaaaaaagaaaaagaaattgcaTGGGGATGtccgtggaaaaaaaaacaacaacaaaaaacaaaacaagccatGTCGAACTGTTACGAGAATGTAAATTTGGATTCGTGTACAGCTGTcgatcttttgttttttgttttgggtAAAAAGAACTGAATGTAAACCGTGAAACACTCGTGGCATAGTATTTTAATTTAAGGTAAAGACGACTATTTTCTGTAAAAATCCCCGTCCCATGATTTAGAGAGATCTGTAACACGAAAAAAAGATTTCTATTAGTGTTTCTTCCCTCACTTAATGTTAACTATATCGATGACGAGGAgcagtttttgttattttctatGTAGTGGCATTCTGTTTTCCCATCTACTTCCACATAGACCGTTCACTCCCTCGAGTGTCATGTAATTTCTCTTTACAGTCTTCATTAAATGCCACAAGGTGGAACCACTTTTATTCAACGCGATTAGTCATTTCACGGGATTTATacaagtttgggatcacttgcattatttcagctacggaggaagatcTCCATCAGCCgttccatcttgtgggagattgctccggggggtgggggggtgaaaTCTTATCAGATTATCttcagctagaatgcccaggctgcaaaatcatttccatcaaaatcactatttctaactctgacatgtcctgttcttttgctatattttctattccgACTAATtccgtgtgtgtttccttgggaaaacaatacaaaatttTTTTGAGTGGATCCCAAACTTTTGGAGGTCATTCTTAGTGACaacagtgatttttttctgtgcttTCACGCATTATAATTCGGTTAAAGGTGAATCAGGTGAGATGAGGTCTCAGAGGATGGGTTTGTTGACTTacgaaagctccgcccccaggaTCTATCATGTCTgtaaaatgactgacaggaggtggatccaaacacaaacatgctTTCTGGACCAGAGGTaagtttttcattattattatttttatttctaaatctcaacgtccacattttttttttctttagaaatatGCATACTATTGATACTGAAAGAACATCTTTACAGACATCAGTTTCATGCTTATCAGTAAATATAGGTAGTTGGGTTGTTAAACGatccttgttttgtttgttcccTCTCATATGTTATTTATCCACATATTGAGCTTGTTTAATATACTTTCTTACTGGCATTGATGCGGTGCAAGCCGTTACTTTCTCAGACAAGATATCTGTTGCCAAGTGAGGCAATCTGTTCTTGCTGAAAATGTGTTCGGGGATCTGTGTGTACAATTCGTCTGTCTTGAAAGTATAAGATCAGTACAGTCAGAATCCAGGACAGAATTACAGGGATGCGTTATTTGCTGGAGCCCTGGAATAAGATCCTCCTACAGCCTGGCGTCCACATAcgtggacatcacatttttggttgtgtgcaccataatacttaattctttgtaactggaacctgttgtacacgaagtggcttcatgttcaaatataatatctggttattatatttattggttcctcctaaccccaaataggtttgaagaaatctaaaatgcaagctcaggtGTTAGGAGGTTCAACACTAGTTTCCGTCAGTTAGCATCACCCCATATCCCtattattttcctttcattAGGTTGTAGTGATGCAACATGGTACAGAAATGGATTTAATTGGGAAGAAAATATCATATgtattataaatcatcataaatatacagaaAAGTGACTATgctagcaaagtaaaaaaaaaccacaagtTGTGATTGTGTATTATCCCCGACCAAGTCTATAATTTGTTATACAATTATCTTGAATAGAGTCTGTGAAATAAAACCATCGCACGAGGGAATATAATCGATTCACGAACACACGCAAGGGGGCGCAGTGTCGTTTTTAATTGCACCTGGATGTGCTGGTAAGCATTGTGGTTTCCTGAACGAACAACATTTGCACCGCAACATATTCCTGTTCACACGTTCACTCGgagctgaaagaaaaataaagaacctACTGAACTCTCACTCGTTCTTTCTCACAGACCGTTATTTCGGTTAAGAGGATATTGTTCTAGGTCTTGAGACGCAAGTCTACTAAATACAAACCGCCCCCAGTAACCTACAGAAACGTCGGTGGTTTATGGGTTTATTTAAGTTTAACGCATTTCAACAGCTCCATAATCGATGACAAAAAAAGTGACCCTCAATACACAGAGAATaacatatctatatttttcTGCAGGTAATAACTTGTATATCCAAAAAAAGGATCAATCAGGATAGTgttgctgctctctctctctctctctctctctctctctctctctcacacacacacacaaaagctttTGGATGCAGATGATGATTCTCAGTTTCTGCATTTCTGTTCTTTGGCCTGTTTTCATGGCAGATATCCTTGATGTTTTCTGAAGTCTCCGATTGTTActgctctctctcgctctctctctctctctctctctctctcaaagagCTTCATGGCCTCCTGTCAGTTTGTGGAAGAGCTCCTCGTTCAGCGTGTCGTTTTGCTCCCGGTTTCTCGTGGACATGAAGATGTAGCCGCCGATGTACTCGTGCACGATCTTACAATCTGCCGTCACGCAGCTGAAGGCCACGTTCACGTTACCGTTGAACTCGATAGCCACCTGAAATCCGGAGCAGGATAATAAGAGTTAAAGAGATGAATTTAACGAAGGAAAACTCGAGCAGATGTCCGAGACAGAGCAGCACACCTGTTTAATGTCCCAGTTGACGTTCCACTGCCTCATCGTGTTGTACCTCCATGTCTTCACCACTTCGTCTACGTTCAGGTCGATGCGGATGAGGCGGTTGTTGGCGATGCCCAGCAACTCGTCTTTTCGGCACCCTTTAAACctgcagaaaagaaaagagatgttATATTACTGTCAAATTGACTCCATCTTTTTGTTTTAACTTCTTGAGTTGGCCTTACCTGACTACAATATAAGAGAGCCCAAAGTCAGGCAAAGCTTGCCAGATCTGCAGAAACTTCTGGATAGCATCCGTTAGCGAGAGCTGTGCCACGTTCTGATAAGCCTCCAGAATACGAGGGGTCAGCtagaagagagaagaaacagGGAAGAGAATAAAATGTCTGCATCAGTGAATCAATATGGAATAAAACACGACTGCATGCTTTTGCAGGAAACTACTCAACAACGTGGTGTGCGGCAAAATTAGTTCAGCACAtcttaaagtgttttattcctctggtTCCCAGCACACTTGTTATTCAGTTGTAGTTGCATGTGACATTGTGGAACGTCTGCAAATAAAACACTATTTACTTCCAGTTATCACAGCTATGAACAGTTGTCCTCTCGCCAGCATCGGTTTCAGTATCATCAAGTCAGCCTTTCATATTACTGACAAATGTCCCGTCTTAAAGATGCAAAATTTTACTTTTATCCTGTTGCTGACTGAAGACTCGTTTGAAAATAGAATATCCAAAGAAGCTGTCTTCAGAAGAAAGAGCTAAGatgtgaggaataaaagcaATTGGAATGATGACAAGTGTATATAAAGGCTGGGGTTGTTGTAGGGCGTGGCCTGGGCAAGTCAATAATAAAGGATGGAGTAGATTTCTGTTAGAAGCCTGTGCTGTGTTACCTGCTTGGGCTTGTACTTCTTCTGGTAGCGCGGAGAGACGAGGCTGTGCGTGTTGATGCTCTCGTCGCTCGGTGACGTCTTGTTTCCTGGCGTGGTCTTCTGCATGGCCAGGAACGACTGAATATTCTGGACCTCACTAGAGAAGGAGCTGTCAGCCAGGGTCTTTCCCTTAGACGCCAAGCGGCACGCGGCCATCCATTTGCTGTACTGCTGCTCCTGCACAGAGATACACAACAATGTATATAGCTATTACAAGAAGAGGAAAAGGTCATTAGTATAGCAGGCCTGCTCGCTCGGCGTGTTGCACATGAGGAAGCGGGCTCTTGGTagcttctgtatttatttaacatttcctCATTTCCTCATAGACATTCATAATGAGGATATTTTCTGCTgacagattttttccccctaagcATTTTGGTCTCTGGCATTACAGTAATGCcaaaacagcttttttttcttttctttttttaatatttctctctccagctgtcttatactacactgatacactgatgctgAGGTCTGTTCTTAGAGTGCTGattagtctatatatatatatatatatatatatatatatattttttacaaatattttttaaatcatcacAGTTCTGGCAATAATGCAGCTGCAAGCAAATCTAATAccaaagtattaaaatataaagtataaaaaaagtataaagtacatctatctatctatctgtcaatcagtctgtctgtctgtctgtctgtctgtcagtctatcttgtctgcctgtctatctacagcttctgctgtctgtctgtctgtctgtctgtctgtctgtctgtctatctatctatctatctatctatctatctatctatctatctatctatctatctatctatctatctgacctTAATCTAGgactaataaaaataagatattGCTGAAACGGTGAGGTTTTCTTTAAGGAGatgtttaaaatatatgaaaggAATCTTCAGGGTCAGCGCTTTGTAACGGTCAGTCAGATTCTTCAACACTGCAGACTTTGTGCTTTCTGTGTTCTTGGTCACATGacatgcaaaaaacaaaaaacatgacatgcaaagaaaaaatgagACTTTGGCAAGAGACCAGCCATTTACTGCTGATAGAGTGAGATTTCACTCTGCATGtatcatcattattaatataatgaatattatAACTATTTAATAACTAtataatttatatgtatatattaatcAGTGGCTATTTTACGTTGATACATGGTTCCCCATTTTAAGAAAATGTGTTTAGTGGGTTTACTGCTGATAACTGTGATAACAGGAACGTTTTTCCGACGTTCCACCATTTATCAGTTAAAGGTAATGATAAATGGATCAGAAAACACATGTTGTTCCTTAAACTGGTGCCCTAGGAAATATTCTCCCATCATGCACCACTTCCTCATGACAAAGCACCAGTAAACAAACCCCAATGAAATGATTCGCTCTATAGTTTGTCTAATACATTCATGAACACATAAATAACTATATATTTACTTAAGGACTTCCACTTAAGGATTTTAATACATGATTTTAATCAGCAAATTTTTCTCGTGCAAAGTAAACACAGCCTTTTATTTCACACTCACGTTTTCACAGCGCAGATAGACTTCATTCATGCCGTCCGGTTCAGGAATCAGCAGTTTGATACAGAACTTCTGGGCAGCTACGCTCACATCAGGAGCCACCTCACATCCTGAGGAAGAGGTTTTATTaggatgggtgtgtgtttttataactTGGTGGGGATGAAATCTTACAGTTTTTACTATGTGGAAGGTGCTCACaaggaaacgtgtgtgtgtgtgttacaaaagTCCCTGTCATTATTCCTGTCGTTAATAGTATGCACACTCTTTGTGGTTTATGAGTGTATAcatcatgtttgtgtgtgtgtgtgtgtgtgtgtgtgtgtgttccatcaCAAACACCTCTTACCTTTAAGGTTCATCTGCTGTATCGGCTCTTTACAGCTCTCCTCCTTACTCTTATAGTACAAAATGGACGTGTCCTTGAAGGTAAACCAGAACTGCTTGTATTTCTTTAGAGTCTGCTTCTTTGGTCTAGAGGAAAAAGATCACTGCATGATATAATATGCAAGGCTTAACTTTAAGTcgttaagaaaaaataaagaaaaacatgtgTGGCCACTTGTTCCAGACTTCACATTTGTCTCATGTGTAACAACACACCtgaatacaccgatcaggcataacattatgaccacctgcctagtatCGTGTTCGTcccgcttttgctgccaaaatagccctggcccgtcgaggcatggactccactagatgttagcagcaggccccacctcacaacttataATACTTAAAAGATACTTATTGGACTCAAAGGACATttacaggacctaaaggatacttttgatggatactgaccactgcagaacactgcggaacaccccacaagagtttcgaagatgctctgatccagtggtctagccatcacaatttggcccttggtcaaacttgctcaaatccttacgcttgcccgtttttcctgcttctaacatcaactttgaggacaaaatgttcacttgctgcctaatatatcccacccactaacaggtgccatgatgaggagatcatcagtgttattcacgtcacctctcagtggtcataatgttatggctgatcggtgtaattaGGAGTAGTAACAAAATAATGTGCTTTAGGATAAACAACTGAACAACAACTTGACAATTATtctaatataattaatattaaaattatttaataactaTATAATGTATACTGTATGCATCAGTGGCTAGTCTAGGCTGATACATGGTTCCCCATTGTAGAAGAAAATGTGTTTAGTGGCTTTATCTCACCTGAAAATCTTCAGATAGTCATGCAGCTCCGGTGCTGTCATAACATCCTGCATGTACACAAAGATCTGATGACCCACTTTACACACAGTATTACACTCTTCGGGCTCTCTAAGGAATTATATACTGCAAAATgatctttgttttttaaagatataaaatTGTTGGCTTTCAGGATGGGATGATTTCCCCCTGAATTTTaatggttgaagataacaccttaaACTTTAAATGCTTATGCTTAAGCAGAAATGAgattgatatcaccatttactttgaagataaaaaaaaaacagtgtcttCCCCTAGTAGGCTACGAAGAGAACAGAAAGCCTTGACTTTTATTTGAGCCTTTAAACATCACTATGGCGTGTCAATACTCAATACTGAACATGAACAGGCCCCAGTTAAAAAGAGTGAAAGGAAGTACAATCTTCTGCTGTTCTACACCTGCTGCTTTAACACACCACATTGTTTTAGCCAGGTTTATTTCATTGAATTAGCGcgtatatttacagcatttatctGGAGCGAGTTACAATTGTATCTCGTTTTtttacaactgagggttaagggccttgctcatggacctgggattcgaactcacaaccttctgatcagattCTGATTGAAAATATACTCAATttaatgtgtgttcatgtaGTAAACCCATCGCAGTGGTAGTTTATATGTACCAGCATCTCTTCTGCACTGCTCTCTGCCTCCAGCTTGACCTCCAGGCACTGCAGAGCTGAGTCCAGGTCCTCCATGGCAGGACAAGTCTCAACCAACTGCTCGGTCTGGGAAGCTTTCCCTATGTGGTACTAgaggagtaaacacacacaaacacacacacacacaaagcttagTAGGTTGATAACTATATATCAGGGGAAAATGAATGGATTCCACTAATTATGAACctcttaaatgtaaatgataatcAAATGgttaattgcatgaatgagagatgtgttcctaataaagtggtcactGAGCTCTTACTGTTATGTAactacataaatacatttcttaTTAGTTTCAGCTGAAAAAATATGCCAAGATAGCATGTGGCTTTTGGAAAGGCACagtgacagtgcaaaaaagcgaaaaacatttcaacatttcCTCTGACATGATGCTAAAGTGCTCTGAAGTGCAATTTAGTAGCAATGATCGCTAGCTCCACTTCTACTGATAAACTGAGGAATATCAGCACTGCAACAAGTTCTGGGTGACAGAGCACGCGTAAAAATGTTGACTTGAATAACACAAGACAAATAAAACTCGTAGCGTACGAGAAGTCGCGTAATCTCCTGATACATCAGTGCACCCAGCGTGGTGGTCGTTTACACTGATAATATCCGTATTGCATGTTTTAAAATACATCACCCATTTCGAATCATTAATGCGTGAggaattttattctttttccctACTTGTAAGGCAGCGAAAAGCATCATCTCCTCCTCTGTGCAGTCGATCTCCTCCAGCAAAATGGCCCACCTAGCCTGTTCATACAGCTGCGTCAGACGCACAGCGTCGAACtgcatacagagacacagaccaCATGCAGAAACAGCGGGTATTAGCATGAGCTCTCAAGCCAAAAATACAAGCTGAACAAGGCAGGTTTTCGTTTTCAAAGCACCTGCGGCGCCAGGTCGTAGAAACTGTAGTATTTGAAGCGCAAGAGCAGTTTTTCGTCTTCTTTGACGCCCTGCTGCAGGAGAGAGCGTGAAGAATCGAGCCACCTGAGAAAGCCAAAAACACTAGCTGATAAtcataatgataaataaacgacacatgatgcaaaaaaaaaaaaacagaggaaagGAAGAGAAGCAAATCTCTGAATTGTGTGCAACCTCCCACTCAAAACTTCAGCTTCTGTTGTATCCATAGGATCTAGCGCGGCAAGCTAAATCCAATGCTCTTTTGCTAATGCTCTTAGACTTTAAAAAGGCCACGATTTCATTTCTAAGCGAAATCACATTCAGCGCAGTTGACTTCATCGTAATCACCAGTTTTGCATCATGCACTCTGTGAACTTTGCTATACAGGAATTTGCATCATCAGCCAGTAGCTGCTAGCTGAAACTGTTTCTGACACTTTGACTCATAAAGAAGTAACAGCAGACAGATAAAAAGGAAATGCTCTTTTTAGCAGGGTACAAGAAATCCATGAATCGctataaaacaccaacacaatcaCTATAAGCTGTATAATCAGGAAGATTAGatattttgtgttgttggtgttagtgaGCTTGGACAAGCTACTGGATACTGTCGACATACAAGACTGACACAAAGAATTCTTCAGAAATCCAGCTTTCAATGAATTTTTCTTTTGCCAACCTGCTGTTGACCTGCGCTTTGTCCACCTTGCTGGCTGGTCTGTACATTTTTGCGATGGTCTCAGGGGCTGGAGCTGGCTGACTCATGGAAATCATCTTATAGACTTCCTCTGTCTGAGGAGATTCGGCGAAGAAGGCAGGCATGCCGTTGGCCAGCTTTAGAATAGAAGCTGCAAAACCACAAGGagaaattcagttcagtttcaaACAGCTTCCATTCAGTACAAACTAAAAAAAGATGGATGACTTCATTTGTGTGTTACTTCTGTATTAAAAACTTATTACACAAGCACGCCATAGTACACATTTAAagatgttgccaaaagttttgggacacccctccaaatcattcaatttATGTGTTGTTTTTCGGGGGTTGGGCTaggacccttagttccactgaaaggaagtcttaatgcttcagcttcataccaagacattttggacaatttcatgctcctaactttgtgggaacagtttggagatgaccccttcctgttccaacatgactgcacaccagtgcacaaagcaagtccataaagacatggatgtgtGGAGGATCTTGACTGGCCttcacagtcctgacct
This genomic interval carries:
- the im:7154036 gene encoding fermitin family homolog 3 — translated: MAVWDLSINVEELGPEAPPLKISVTSDLHIGGVILKIVEKTQIKKDWSDHALWWEQKQQWLLRPTWTLDKYGIHADARLCLTPQHKPLRLGLPNGITIKLLVCFSGPMFRSVMGICKLLNIRHPEELSLLKLVEEKKKKKQKGDGEQVYDITSAPLPTASILKLANGMPAFFAESPQTEEVYKMISMSQPAPAPETIAKMYRPASKVDKAQVNSRWLDSSRSLLQQGVKEDEKLLLRFKYYSFYDLAPQFDAVRLTQLYEQARWAILLEEIDCTEEEMMLFAALQYHIGKASQTEQLVETCPAMEDLDSALQCLEVKLEAESSAEEMLDVMTAPELHDYLKIFRPKKQTLKKYKQFWFTFKDTSILYYKSKEESCKEPIQQMNLKGCEVAPDVSVAAQKFCIKLLIPEPDGMNEVYLRCENEQQYSKWMAACRLASKGKTLADSSFSSEVQNIQSFLAMQKTTPGNKTSPSDESINTHSLVSPRYQKKYKPKQLTPRILEAYQNVAQLSLTDAIQKFLQIWQALPDFGLSYIVVRFKGCRKDELLGIANNRLIRIDLNVDEVVKTWRYNTMRQWNVNWDIKQVAIEFNGNVNVAFSCVTADCKIVHEYIGGYIFMSTRNREQNDTLNEELFHKLTGGHEAL